In one Pseudomonas tensinigenes genomic region, the following are encoded:
- a CDS encoding MFS transporter, translated as MTSLSAAAPIAAASPAKAATPPVFGARIIIGLVGVLLAVLVSGLNEMVTKVALADIRGALSIGYDEGTWLVASYTATSVAAMAFAPWCSVTFSLRRFTLCAIGLFTLLGVLCPFAPNYESLLLMRILQGLAGGALPPMLMTVALRFLPANIKLYGLAGYALTATFGPGLGTPLAGLWTEYVGWQWTFWQIIVPCLIAMAMVAWGIPQDPLRLERLRSFNWKGLLLGFPAICMLVIGLLQGNRLDWFESSLICGLLGAGSLLLVAFLINEWSQPIPFFKLQMLGIRNLSFALMTLAGVLVVLLAVVLIPSSYLAQVQGYRPVQTAPIMLIAALPQLIALPLVAALCNLRWVDCRWVLGIGLSMLTLSCLGGSLLTSEWIRDNFYVLQWLQIFGQPMSVLPLLMLSTGSIQPQDGPFASAWFNTVKGLAAVVATGVIEALTTARLHFHSTMLVDSLGNSPLADRSDPGLAHRLHEQAVVLTSSDLYVCMAGVAVALILLIFWLPTRIYPPRAPT; from the coding sequence ATGACATCCCTGTCGGCGGCAGCGCCCATCGCTGCGGCCAGCCCGGCGAAGGCGGCGACGCCACCGGTGTTCGGGGCGCGGATCATCATCGGCCTGGTCGGCGTGCTGCTGGCGGTGCTGGTGTCGGGCCTCAACGAGATGGTCACCAAGGTGGCCCTGGCCGACATCCGTGGCGCGCTGAGCATCGGTTACGACGAAGGCACCTGGCTGGTCGCCAGCTACACCGCCACTTCGGTCGCGGCCATGGCCTTCGCGCCGTGGTGTTCGGTGACCTTCTCGCTGCGCCGCTTCACCCTCTGCGCGATCGGTCTGTTCACGCTACTCGGCGTGCTGTGTCCATTCGCGCCGAATTACGAAAGTCTACTGCTGATGCGCATCCTGCAAGGTCTGGCCGGCGGTGCGTTACCGCCGATGTTGATGACCGTCGCCCTGCGCTTTTTGCCGGCCAACATCAAACTCTATGGCCTGGCCGGCTACGCGCTGACGGCGACATTCGGCCCCGGTCTCGGCACACCGCTGGCTGGTTTGTGGACGGAGTACGTCGGTTGGCAATGGACGTTCTGGCAAATCATCGTGCCTTGCCTGATCGCCATGGCGATGGTCGCGTGGGGCATTCCGCAGGACCCGCTGCGTTTGGAACGCCTCAGATCGTTCAACTGGAAAGGTCTGCTGCTGGGCTTTCCAGCGATCTGCATGTTGGTGATCGGTTTGTTGCAGGGCAATCGGCTGGACTGGTTCGAGTCGAGCCTGATCTGTGGATTGCTCGGCGCCGGATCGTTGTTGCTGGTGGCGTTCCTGATCAACGAATGGTCGCAGCCGATTCCGTTTTTCAAATTGCAGATGCTCGGTATCCGTAATCTGTCGTTCGCCTTGATGACCCTGGCCGGTGTGCTCGTGGTGTTGTTGGCGGTGGTGCTGATTCCGTCGAGCTATCTGGCGCAGGTGCAGGGCTATCGTCCGGTGCAGACCGCACCGATCATGCTCATCGCCGCATTGCCGCAACTGATTGCGCTGCCGTTGGTGGCCGCGCTGTGCAACCTGCGCTGGGTCGATTGCCGCTGGGTGCTTGGCATCGGTTTGAGCATGTTGACGCTGTCCTGCCTGGGCGGATCGCTGCTGACTTCAGAATGGATTCGCGACAATTTCTACGTCCTGCAATGGCTGCAGATCTTCGGTCAGCCGATGTCGGTGTTGCCGCTGTTGATGTTGTCCACCGGCAGCATCCAGCCGCAGGACGGGCCGTTCGCCTCCGCGTGGTTCAACACGGTGAAAGGCTTGGCGGCCGTGGTCGCTACCGGGGTGATCGAAGCGCTGACCACCGCGCGTTTGCATTTCCACTCGACCATGCTGGTCGACAGCCTCGGCAATTCGCCGCTGGCCGATCGCAGCGATCCGGGCCTCGCCCATCGCCTGCACGAACAGGCCGTGGTGCTGACCTCTTCCGATCTCTATGTGTGCATGGCCGGCGTCGCGGTGGCGTTGATCCTGCTGATTTTCTGGCTGCCGACGCGGATTTATCCGCCGCGCGCGCCGACCTGA
- a CDS encoding LysR family transcriptional regulator, which translates to MQLPDMNLLVALDALLDEGSVVGAARRMNLSPAAMSRTLTRIREAIGDPILVRAGRGLVPTPKALELREQVRDVVEQAALLFRSADTVELGTLRRRFSIRANDFFIGVYGGKLFDTLDQLAPHCELRFVPEGDGDDEALREGRIDLSVSNTRPVTPEVKVQNLFSTHFVGLVREDHPLLDGEITAERYAGFSHISMSRRGIARGPIDTALNALGLERRVAVIAPSFHAAMFALPDSDLILPVPKEALLSVRRLGLKLRSFDLPIPLPTLMLTQAWHPRFDKDPAHRWLRETLKACCDETWLAAQP; encoded by the coding sequence ATGCAACTCCCGGACATGAACCTTCTGGTCGCCCTCGACGCCTTGCTCGACGAGGGCAGTGTGGTCGGCGCTGCACGGCGGATGAACCTCAGCCCGGCGGCGATGAGCCGCACGCTGACGCGAATCCGCGAAGCTATCGGCGATCCGATTCTGGTGCGAGCCGGTCGGGGTCTGGTGCCAACGCCCAAAGCCTTGGAATTACGCGAGCAGGTGCGCGACGTGGTCGAGCAGGCCGCGCTGTTGTTCCGCTCCGCCGACACCGTGGAGCTGGGCACGCTGCGCCGGCGCTTCAGCATCCGCGCCAATGATTTCTTCATCGGTGTCTACGGCGGCAAGCTATTCGACACCCTCGATCAACTGGCGCCGCACTGCGAGTTGCGTTTCGTTCCGGAAGGCGATGGCGATGATGAAGCCCTGCGAGAAGGGCGCATCGATCTGAGCGTCAGCAACACCCGCCCCGTCACCCCTGAAGTCAAAGTGCAGAACCTCTTCTCGACGCACTTCGTGGGACTGGTGCGCGAAGATCATCCATTGCTCGACGGTGAAATCACTGCCGAGCGCTACGCCGGGTTTTCCCACATCAGCATGTCGCGCCGCGGCATCGCGCGCGGTCCTATTGATACCGCGCTGAATGCGCTGGGTCTGGAGCGGCGCGTCGCGGTGATCGCGCCGAGTTTCCATGCGGCAATGTTTGCCTTGCCGGATTCCGACCTGATCCTGCCAGTGCCCAAAGAGGCGTTGCTCAGCGTGCGTCGCCTGGGTTTGAAACTGCGCTCATTCGACCTGCCGATCCCGTTGCCGACGCTGATGCTGACCCAGGCCTGGCACCCGCGCTTCGACAAGGATCCGGCGCATCGCTGGCTGCGCGAAACCCTCAAGGCTTGCTGCGACGAAACGTGGCTGGCTGCACAACCCTAA